In one Deltaproteobacteria bacterium genomic region, the following are encoded:
- a CDS encoding DctP family TRAP transporter solute-binding subunit, with the protein MSRAHVPALVTIFALSTVLFVGLAQARTLRLGHAVNTVSHYQIGAEAMASELSRLSNGSLTIEIFPNRQLGDERALIEGATLGLVDLAVSSTGPLGNFAPDFLALDVPYVFADHQQVDAVLDGPLGQGFLDALADHGLLGLAFWENGFRHLTNSRKPVVVPGDLKGMRLRTMENRVHILAFETLGAIPQALPWGETLAALRQGALTAQENPIAIIYAFKLGQLQRFLSLTGHVYSPAVVICSPATWKSLSENERDWLIRSARHGAKTEKDYVRQEAGRQVMELEAEGMAVNEVDKAAFQQALAPMKKRLQADYPWLGKIEHALKP; encoded by the coding sequence ATGTCCCGCGCCCATGTGCCCGCCCTTGTCACGATCTTCGCCCTTTCGACCGTCCTGTTCGTCGGTTTGGCCCAGGCCCGCACCTTGCGCCTCGGCCACGCCGTGAACACGGTCAGCCACTACCAGATCGGGGCCGAGGCCATGGCCTCGGAGCTGTCCAGGCTCTCCAACGGCAGTCTGACCATCGAGATCTTCCCCAACCGTCAACTCGGCGACGAGCGGGCCCTCATTGAAGGAGCCACTCTCGGTCTTGTGGATCTGGCCGTGTCCTCCACCGGCCCCCTGGGCAACTTCGCCCCCGACTTTCTGGCCCTGGACGTTCCCTACGTCTTCGCCGACCACCAACAGGTCGATGCCGTATTGGACGGCCCCCTTGGACAAGGCTTTCTGGACGCTCTCGCCGATCACGGACTCCTCGGTCTGGCCTTCTGGGAAAACGGCTTCCGGCACCTGACCAACAGCCGCAAACCCGTGGTCGTCCCCGGCGATCTCAAGGGCATGCGGCTGCGAACCATGGAAAACCGGGTCCACATCCTGGCTTTCGAGACCCTTGGAGCCATCCCCCAGGCCCTTCCCTGGGGCGAAACCCTGGCGGCCCTCCGCCAGGGGGCCCTGACCGCCCAGGAAAATCCCATCGCCATCATCTATGCCTTCAAGCTCGGCCAGCTCCAGCGTTTTCTGTCCCTGACCGGCCATGTCTATTCCCCGGCCGTGGTCATCTGCAGCCCCGCGACATGGAAATCCCTGTCGGAAAACGAGCGGGACTGGCTCATCCGCTCAGCCCGGCATGGGGCCAAGACGGAAAAGGACTATGTCCGGCAAGAGGCCGGGCGTCAGGTGATGGAACTTGAGGCCGAGGGCATGGCCGTCAACGAGGTGGACAAGGCCGCCTTTCAACAGGCCTTGGCACCCATGAAGAAAAGGCTCCAGGCCGACTACCCCTGGCTGGGAAAAATTGAACACGCCCTGAAGCCGTAG
- a CDS encoding lipid-A-disaccharide synthase codes for MKKDRKPETRLWLNVGESSGDVYGELLMRELEALRPGCRCAGMGGERMRRAGLETVARAEELSVVGVTEVLGHIPRIIGLLSRVRRAMKEFRPQAVVVVDCPDFHFLVVRMAHRLGIPVVYFIAPQAWAWRQGRVRFLRKFVDRLVCIFPFEEPFFRDHGVEAVYVGHPLLEEMDLAGLGRVTFDPKLIGVLPGSRRREVESLLPVFGQAARILLENHPDLRFRLVRAPHVDRATVARLWPRDVPLEVHEADERHARIRECAFVMAASGTVTLECALLGTPAMVAYRVSALSSVLGRMLIHVPHIAMPNLILGRGVYPEFIQGRANPDLLAGQGLDWLDRPETLQAVRDEVAKIPELLGRGGATRTTAEIVLDLAARSRNRRK; via the coding sequence ATGAAAAAAGACCGTAAACCGGAAACCCGCCTGTGGCTGAACGTCGGAGAATCCTCCGGCGACGTCTATGGCGAGCTGCTCATGCGCGAACTCGAGGCCCTTCGACCGGGGTGCCGGTGCGCGGGTATGGGCGGAGAGCGCATGCGTCGGGCCGGGCTGGAAACCGTGGCCCGGGCCGAGGAGCTTTCCGTGGTCGGGGTGACCGAGGTTTTGGGGCACATCCCCAGGATCATCGGTCTTCTGTCCCGAGTCCGGCGGGCCATGAAGGAGTTCCGGCCCCAGGCCGTGGTCGTGGTCGACTGCCCGGATTTCCATTTTTTGGTCGTGCGCATGGCCCATAGACTGGGAATCCCGGTTGTCTACTTCATCGCCCCGCAGGCCTGGGCCTGGAGGCAGGGCCGGGTCCGTTTCCTGCGAAAATTCGTGGACAGGCTGGTATGCATCTTCCCCTTTGAGGAACCCTTTTTTCGGGACCATGGGGTCGAGGCCGTCTACGTCGGCCATCCCCTCTTGGAGGAAATGGACCTCGCAGGCTTGGGAAGGGTCACGTTCGATCCGAAGCTGATCGGCGTGCTCCCCGGGAGCAGGCGGCGCGAGGTGGAGAGTCTGCTGCCCGTTTTCGGGCAGGCGGCCCGGATACTTCTTGAGAACCATCCAGACCTCAGGTTTCGGCTCGTCCGGGCTCCCCATGTGGACCGTGCGACAGTGGCCCGGCTTTGGCCGCGGGACGTGCCCCTGGAGGTTCATGAGGCCGACGAGCGCCACGCCCGCATTCGGGAGTGCGCCTTTGTCATGGCCGCCTCGGGGACGGTGACCCTGGAATGCGCCCTGCTGGGGACACCGGCCATGGTGGCCTATCGGGTCTCGGCCTTGAGTTCGGTGTTGGGTCGGATGCTCATCCATGTACCCCATATCGCCATGCCGAACCTGATCCTGGGTCGGGGGGTGTATCCGGAGTTCATTCAGGGGAGAGCCAATCCCGATCTGTTGGCCGGGCAGGGCCTGGACTGGCTGGACCGGCCGGAAACCCTTCAGGCCGTGCGGGACGAAGTGGCCAAGATCCCGGAATTGCTGGGTCGGGGCGGAGCGACCAGGACGACGGCGGAAATCGTCCTTGATCTGGCCGCCCGATCGAGAAACAGGAGGAAATAA
- a CDS encoding Gfo/Idh/MocA family oxidoreductase — translation MGIPFGVVGVGHLGKFHARLAAGIPELDFQGVYDVDRTCCLEVAETTGVTACSSLDDLLQRVDAVSIVVPTVMHHEVARAALEAGCHVFLEKPITATVAEAEDLIQLAEARGLKLQVGHIERFNPALLALEGHDIRPMFIESHRLSPFNPRGTDVSVVLDLMIHDLDIILNLVGSPVASVDSCGVAVVSEVEDIANVRISFENGAVANVTSSRISMKAMRRMRLFQPNKYLILDFLEKKAEIFTLPEPGGKGPGLPVATLGTGDRSRPVYYDRPQSPEVNALEMELREFARAVSAGENTKVTGREGLRALELATTILRQMKRGPATGRS, via the coding sequence ATGGGCATCCCCTTTGGGGTCGTTGGGGTCGGGCATCTGGGAAAGTTTCACGCTCGACTGGCGGCGGGCATCCCGGAATTGGATTTTCAGGGAGTCTACGACGTCGACCGGACCTGTTGTCTGGAAGTGGCCGAGACCACGGGCGTTACGGCCTGCTCATCCCTCGACGACCTGCTGCAACGGGTCGACGCCGTCAGTATCGTGGTGCCCACGGTCATGCATCACGAGGTGGCCAGGGCGGCCCTGGAAGCCGGGTGCCATGTTTTTCTTGAAAAGCCCATCACGGCCACGGTGGCCGAGGCCGAGGATCTCATCCAACTGGCCGAGGCCAGGGGCCTCAAATTACAGGTCGGACACATCGAGCGCTTCAACCCGGCCCTCCTGGCGCTTGAGGGTCACGACATCCGCCCCATGTTCATCGAGAGCCACCGGCTGAGTCCGTTCAACCCCAGAGGGACGGATGTCAGCGTGGTCCTCGACCTGATGATCCACGATCTGGACATCATCCTGAACCTGGTCGGAAGCCCGGTGGCCTCGGTGGACTCGTGCGGCGTGGCCGTGGTCTCCGAGGTCGAGGACATCGCCAACGTCCGTATCTCCTTTGAAAACGGGGCTGTGGCTAATGTGACCTCCAGCCGGATTTCAATGAAAGCCATGCGGAGGATGCGTCTTTTTCAGCCGAACAAATACCTCATTCTCGATTTTTTGGAGAAAAAGGCAGAAATTTTCACCCTCCCCGAACCGGGAGGCAAGGGTCCGGGTCTGCCGGTGGCGACCCTCGGCACGGGCGACCGGAGCAGACCCGTGTACTATGATCGTCCCCAAAGCCCGGAAGTAAACGCCCTGGAGATGGAACTCCGTGAATTTGCTCGGGCCGTGTCGGCCGGGGAGAACACAAAGGTGACAGGCCGGGAGGGGCTCCGGGCCCTGGAGCTGGCCACGA